From a region of the Microcoleus sp. bin38.metabat.b11b12b14.051 genome:
- a CDS encoding SPFH domain-containing protein has protein sequence MEAYSIEVAEPAHRSPDRQQFVTLKVESSLPQLHPMNNASPLIQTVTPERWAGFSMDFIGAGYTGLLVKNGRAVRTLKSGRHFSFALPLLEQCQIVLVDTKLRNLDVQSHGDFLSKDRFLIDATLTVIYQVIDPKRVALELSDPIAALASAVKDCMGLAIGQFSLQQLITQGRLLLRQNLLDRVQDFYPLGFNLEDVRIGDVSFPETNGVIRQVEGMSARQEAENSAALQMRIAEAGRPIAPQAPIQQLNLISGHSPASLPASETAASFDRDLQQLTEQLAQNSLPPARNSPSLAPTVLASSDRKNTAYLIYKFSGQAIGLTANPFTIGREPTNSLVLQDPQSSRYHAQIRRATDEVGKQRYQLVDSGSSNGTFVGGQRLAANEPFWLANGCEIAIGDQKWVFQDG, from the coding sequence GTGGAGGCGTACAGTATAGAAGTTGCGGAACCGGCACACCGATCGCCCGATCGCCAGCAATTTGTTACCCTAAAAGTAGAATCATCCCTCCCTCAACTGCATCCCATGAACAACGCCTCCCCCTTGATTCAAACCGTCACTCCAGAACGCTGGGCCGGGTTTAGCATGGACTTTATCGGGGCGGGTTACACAGGTTTGTTGGTCAAAAACGGCCGCGCCGTGCGTACCCTGAAATCCGGGCGTCATTTCAGCTTCGCCCTTCCCCTGCTGGAACAGTGTCAAATTGTCCTCGTAGATACGAAACTCCGCAACTTAGACGTGCAGTCCCACGGTGATTTCTTGTCTAAGGATAGATTTTTAATTGATGCGACTTTGACGGTTATTTATCAAGTTATAGATCCGAAACGGGTAGCTTTAGAATTGTCCGATCCGATCGCAGCTTTAGCAAGTGCAGTTAAGGATTGCATGGGATTGGCGATCGGGCAATTTTCCTTACAACAGCTTATCACTCAGGGCCGGCTGTTGCTGCGCCAAAATTTGCTCGATCGCGTCCAAGATTTTTATCCCCTGGGTTTTAATTTAGAAGACGTGCGAATTGGCGATGTCAGCTTCCCGGAAACTAACGGAGTGATTCGCCAAGTTGAGGGAATGAGTGCCCGACAGGAAGCCGAAAATTCGGCCGCCCTGCAAATGAGAATTGCTGAAGCCGGCCGCCCGATCGCACCTCAAGCCCCCATCCAACAGTTAAACTTAATTTCAGGTCATTCTCCCGCGAGTCTTCCAGCTTCCGAAACAGCCGCATCATTCGATCGCGATTTGCAACAACTGACAGAACAACTCGCCCAAAATAGTCTCCCACCTGCGAGAAATTCACCTTCACTTGCACCGACGGTACTCGCTAGCAGCGATCGCAAAAACACTGCATATTTAATCTACAAATTTTCTGGACAGGCGATCGGTTTAACGGCAAATCCTTTTACAATTGGACGCGAACCGACCAACTCTTTAGTATTGCAAGATCCGCAAAGTTCCCGCTACCACGCCCAGATTCGGCGCGCCACTGATGAAGTTGGGAAACAGCGATATCAACTTGTCGATAGCGGCAGTTCCAACGGTACTTTTGTTGGAGGCCAGAGGCTGGCTGCTAACGAACCTTTTTGGTTGGCGAATGGTTGCGAAATTGCGATAGGCGACCAAAAATGGGTGTTTCAAGACGGGTGA
- a CDS encoding DUF433 domain-containing protein, translated as MTSALIYPHIEKVAGQPARLQRIPRVRVAQIVMDYLAYGWSVEEICRQHPYLMQSEAHAAMAYYFDFQAEIDREIRMEWEQVQQENSLLSRSPFFVRMRAKGLL; from the coding sequence ATGACATCAGCTTTAATTTATCCTCATATCGAGAAAGTAGCGGGTCAACCCGCACGGTTGCAACGGATACCGCGCGTGCGGGTTGCTCAGATTGTCATGGATTATCTAGCTTACGGTTGGTCAGTGGAGGAAATATGCCGCCAGCATCCTTATTTGATGCAGTCAGAGGCTCATGCAGCGATGGCTTATTACTTCGACTTTCAAGCAGAAATTGATCGGGAAATTCGGATGGAATGGGAGCAGGTACAACAGGAAAACTCTTTGCTTTCGCGTTCACCATTTTTCGTGAGAATGCGAGCTAAGGGGTTGTTATAA
- the rlmD gene encoding 23S rRNA (uracil(1939)-C(5))-methyltransferase RlmD, whose amino-acid sequence MTKSKFPTRNSTKVANPCQQGQLIELEITDLADTGDGVGRFGELVVFVPDTVTGDLILARLVQVKSTYATGKLDTLLEASEHRIRPNCIVADKCGGCQWQHVDYQHQLTAKQNQIIQALERIGGFSDVQVDEILTGKIEEFPQFLGYRNKATYPVAISATGQVQAGYYQKSTHKLVNLNQCPVQDPRLNPLLKEIKEDIHWRDWPVYDEKKHTGELRHLSLRIGRRTGEMLLTLIVRTGELPGIEAQAAEWLKQYPELVGVCLNVNSAQTNVIFGAETRCIAGQSYLREKFAGLNFQLRADTFFQVNTEAAEALLQVIVGQLNLQGSEVLVDAYCGIGTFTLPVAKQVKIAIGLEVQPAAIEQAKLNAELNDLKNVDFQVGTVENLLPSLGLTPDIVLLDPPRKGCDRAVLETIKEMKPNRIVYVSCKPATLARDLKILCENGDYQLARVQPADFFPQTSHVECVAFLVKLPA is encoded by the coding sequence GTGACCAAATCTAAATTCCCCACCCGAAACTCGACGAAAGTGGCAAACCCTTGCCAGCAAGGTCAACTGATTGAGCTTGAGATTACCGACTTGGCAGACACCGGCGACGGAGTTGGTCGTTTTGGTGAATTAGTGGTGTTTGTGCCCGATACCGTAACGGGCGATCTAATCCTCGCGCGCCTCGTGCAAGTCAAATCAACCTATGCTACAGGTAAGCTGGACACACTTCTGGAAGCATCCGAACACCGCATCCGACCCAACTGCATTGTCGCCGACAAATGCGGCGGCTGTCAGTGGCAACACGTAGACTATCAACATCAACTTACAGCCAAGCAAAATCAAATCATTCAAGCCTTAGAACGAATTGGCGGATTTAGCGATGTGCAAGTCGATGAAATTTTAACTGGAAAAATCGAAGAATTTCCCCAATTTTTGGGATACCGCAACAAAGCGACGTATCCCGTAGCAATTTCTGCGACTGGTCAAGTACAAGCAGGTTACTATCAAAAAAGCACCCACAAATTAGTCAATCTAAATCAGTGTCCGGTGCAAGATCCACGCCTCAATCCATTATTAAAAGAAATCAAAGAAGACATCCACTGGAGAGATTGGCCAGTCTACGACGAAAAGAAACATACAGGAGAATTGCGTCATTTGTCCTTGCGAATCGGACGGCGCACGGGAGAAATGCTGCTAACTTTAATAGTTCGCACCGGAGAGTTGCCGGGAATTGAAGCACAAGCCGCTGAGTGGCTAAAACAATATCCTGAACTTGTAGGTGTTTGTTTGAATGTAAATTCAGCTCAAACTAATGTGATTTTTGGTGCGGAAACTCGCTGCATTGCCGGCCAGTCTTATCTGCGAGAAAAGTTTGCGGGTTTGAACTTTCAGCTAAGGGCAGATACTTTCTTCCAGGTAAATACAGAGGCTGCTGAGGCTTTGTTGCAGGTGATAGTTGGGCAGTTGAATTTGCAGGGAAGCGAGGTATTGGTGGACGCTTACTGCGGAATTGGGACTTTTACTTTACCGGTGGCCAAGCAAGTCAAAATTGCGATCGGTTTAGAAGTGCAACCTGCTGCGATCGAGCAAGCTAAATTAAATGCTGAATTAAATGACTTAAAAAATGTCGATTTTCAGGTAGGAACTGTAGAGAATTTGCTGCCTTCCCTGGGACTGACACCGGATATTGTGCTGCTAGATCCGCCGAGAAAAGGGTGCGATCGGGCGGTGTTGGAAACAATCAAGGAAATGAAACCGAATCGGATTGTTTATGTTAGCTGCAAGCCTGCGACTTTGGCTCGCGACTTAAAGATTTTGTGCGAAAATGGGGATTATCAGTTAGCGCGAGTGCAGCCTGCGGATTTCTTTCCTCAGACTTCTCATGTGGAGTGTGTGGCTTTTTTGGTGAAGCTACCGGCTTGA
- a CDS encoding helix-turn-helix transcriptional regulator, which produces MSGLSNKTVVDNRQELRPVRFTETGPMRLGKILKVARRETGWSVSETEFKTKGYEEALFTATNQPVPRDVGISAATVNRYERGKLDNLDWRSLSLLCFVLKPIDPITNQPLEPTNALYIACEHPPYNDAQLYEE; this is translated from the coding sequence ATGTCAGGACTCTCTAACAAGACTGTGGTAGATAACCGGCAGGAATTGCGTCCCGTTCGCTTCACTGAGACGGGACCGATGCGTTTGGGCAAGATTTTGAAAGTAGCAAGACGGGAAACTGGTTGGTCTGTTAGCGAAACAGAGTTCAAAACAAAGGGCTATGAAGAAGCGCTGTTCACGGCGACAAATCAACCCGTACCTAGAGATGTGGGTATTAGTGCTGCGACAGTCAACCGTTACGAACGCGGGAAGTTGGATAATCTAGATTGGCGATCGCTCTCTCTGTTATGCTTTGTCCTCAAGCCGATCGATCCCATAACAAATCAACCCCTCGAACCCACAAACGCCCTTTACATCGCCTGCGAACATCCGCCATACAACGACGCGCAGCTTTACGAGGAGTAG
- a CDS encoding type II toxin-antitoxin system ParD family antitoxin, producing the protein MQIVLSPEVEALVQRQLTTGKYKSAIEVILAGIQLLEQQEDIYQGRLLELQKDALIGQEASQRGEVVDGATALAKIRANLRSRYNSSEA; encoded by the coding sequence ATGCAAATTGTTTTGTCACCTGAAGTCGAAGCCCTCGTGCAGCGTCAACTCACGACTGGCAAATACAAAAGCGCGATCGAAGTTATCCTAGCAGGTATTCAACTGCTTGAACAGCAAGAAGATATTTATCAAGGGCGACTCCTAGAACTCCAAAAAGACGCGCTGATTGGCCAAGAAGCGTCTCAACGAGGTGAAGTTGTAGATGGCGCTACAGCCCTAGCAAAAATCCGCGCCAACCTGCGATCCCGGTACAATTCCTCAGAAGCATGA
- a CDS encoding DUF5615 family PIN-like protein, with product MDVHIPQAITEQLRRRGVDVLSAIEDGATELPDDELLERATALGRVLFTQDIGFRAMAHNWQHQEKKFAGLIFGHQLGGTILGRI from the coding sequence ATGGATGTTCACATTCCGCAAGCAATTACCGAACAGTTGCGCCGTCGCGGTGTGGATGTTTTGAGTGCGATCGAAGATGGTGCGACAGAATTGCCGGATGACGAACTTTTGGAACGTGCGACTGCGTTAGGGAGAGTATTGTTTACTCAAGATATCGGTTTTAGGGCAATGGCTCACAATTGGCAGCATCAGGAAAAAAAGTTTGCTGGTTTGATATTTGGACATCAGCTAGGCGGTACGATTTTGGGCCGAATTTGA
- the apcD gene encoding allophycocyanin subunit alpha-B: MSVVSQFILQADDELRYPSTGELQSINDFFKTGEQRVRIATALSDSEKKIVEEASKKLWKKRPDFISPGGNAYGQRERALCLRDYGWYLRLITYGILAGDKEPIESIGLIGVREMYNSLGVPVPGMAEAIRCLKEASLALLNQDDAREAAPYFDYVAQAMS, translated from the coding sequence ATGAGCGTAGTTAGCCAATTTATTCTCCAAGCCGATGACGAACTTCGTTATCCCAGTACCGGCGAACTCCAAAGCATCAATGATTTTTTTAAGACGGGAGAACAGCGGGTGCGTATTGCTACTGCGCTTTCTGACAGTGAGAAAAAAATTGTTGAAGAAGCTAGCAAAAAACTTTGGAAAAAACGCCCTGATTTTATCTCCCCTGGCGGCAATGCTTACGGCCAACGCGAACGCGCTTTGTGTCTGCGCGATTACGGCTGGTATTTGCGCCTGATTACCTACGGTATCTTAGCTGGTGACAAGGAGCCGATCGAAAGTATCGGTTTGATTGGCGTTCGGGAAATGTACAATTCTCTGGGCGTTCCTGTTCCTGGCATGGCTGAAGCTATTCGCTGTTTGAAGGAAGCTTCTTTGGCTTTGCTCAATCAGGATGATGCTAGGGAAGCTGCTCCTTATTTTGATTATGTCGCTCAAGCAATGTCTTAA
- a CDS encoding type II toxin-antitoxin system RelE/ParE family toxin, giving the protein MTPKFRITEPAIQDIEQIADYIARQSGFDTADRFLSNLDAKFAKIALFPNLGRQRDEILPSLRSLSVDNYLILYMAIATK; this is encoded by the coding sequence ATGACTCCTAAATTTCGCATCACCGAGCCCGCAATTCAAGATATCGAGCAAATTGCCGACTACATCGCTCGTCAATCAGGATTCGATACAGCCGATCGCTTTTTAAGCAATCTAGATGCAAAATTTGCCAAAATTGCTCTGTTTCCGAACCTGGGACGACAACGAGACGAGATTTTACCAAGTCTACGCAGTCTCTCGGTAGATAACTATCTCATACTCTATATGGCGATCGCGACTAAATAG
- a CDS encoding GUN4 domain-containing protein, whose translation MTGKKKPIFNIFNNSISRLRRIKKQGYYFFFSVLLGLIGILFFCTGVLTITRFIVSCVAFGGCKFLWFLAVNHPQESEAHFEDNSKIGDRNIHMNGGNYNQSIQGNYIQGDYIKIQDCYINTNQELSEVVAEFRDVVTQLKNQGYSAEKAEVQVAKDLEEEARSNPKVKKRLFKWRKSLNNPSNTRINDEADAAREVIKYAVNSQYSSSAKSTYVASGKYYKLSSLLEARKWKEADEETENLILDILGKEQREFRSIFNLLSGSDIEILPGKDLNIINKLWKDNSNGRFGFSVQKCIWESIVGTESDEENYYPYPQFNEHYKQFGKRVGWYVKGDWIYYSDIKHSSTSLPGHLPIKVMLTIHSKKCDCDSSIFSVFMKRQYYS comes from the coding sequence ATGACAGGTAAAAAAAAACCAATATTTAACATATTCAACAATTCAATATCTAGGCTGCGAAGAATTAAAAAGCAAGGATATTACTTCTTTTTTAGTGTATTACTGGGATTAATCGGTATTTTATTTTTTTGCACGGGCGTTTTAACTATAACTAGGTTTATAGTTAGCTGTGTAGCCTTTGGGGGGTGTAAATTTTTATGGTTTTTAGCTGTTAATCATCCCCAAGAATCAGAAGCCCACTTTGAAGACAATAGCAAAATTGGCGATCGCAATATTCACATGAATGGTGGCAATTATAACCAATCTATTCAGGGCAATTATATCCAGGGAGACTATATAAAAATACAAGATTGTTACATAAACACCAATCAGGAATTATCTGAAGTAGTCGCAGAGTTTCGGGATGTTGTGACTCAACTTAAAAACCAGGGATATAGTGCGGAAAAAGCTGAGGTGCAGGTAGCTAAAGATTTAGAAGAAGAAGCCCGCAGTAACCCAAAAGTCAAAAAAAGACTATTTAAGTGGAGAAAGTCTTTAAATAATCCATCCAACACTAGAATAAATGATGAAGCTGATGCAGCTAGAGAAGTTATTAAATATGCTGTTAATTCTCAATATAGTTCGTCTGCTAAATCCACTTATGTGGCATCTGGAAAGTATTATAAGTTATCTAGCCTGCTCGAAGCTCGAAAATGGAAAGAAGCTGATGAGGAAACAGAGAACCTTATATTAGATATACTAGGGAAAGAACAAAGAGAGTTCCGGTCTATTTTCAACTTATTATCGGGTTCTGATATTGAAATTTTACCAGGTAAAGACCTCAATATTATAAATAAACTATGGAAAGATAATAGCAATGGACGCTTTGGCTTTAGCGTGCAAAAGTGTATTTGGGAAAGCATTGTTGGCACTGAATCTGACGAAGAAAACTATTATCCTTATCCGCAATTTAATGAGCATTATAAGCAGTTTGGCAAGCGTGTTGGCTGGTATGTAAAGGGTGATTGGATATACTACTCTGATATTAAACATTCTTCAACATCTCTACCTGGGCATCTTCCAATCAAAGTGATGTTAACGATACATTCTAAAAAATGCGACTGCGATAGCTCGATTTTTAGTGTTTTCATGAAGCGTCAATATTACTCGTAA
- a CDS encoding helix-turn-helix transcriptional regulator, with product MVVAEAKREKEYLRRRFSDTGLRRLGKFLRSWREARGWSVHELSEQTKQHEVQFYTLAGEPLPKVLGVSIAGISRIENGYYNKPAPDLLWLFLDVLEPVHPIEERLLTLEDLLLIGTEFWNPNVEA from the coding sequence ATGGTTGTAGCAGAAGCTAAACGAGAAAAAGAATACCTGAGACGAAGATTTAGTGACACCGGGCTACGGCGGTTGGGTAAATTTTTGCGATCGTGGCGGGAAGCTAGGGGCTGGAGCGTTCACGAATTGAGCGAACAGACCAAGCAGCATGAGGTTCAATTCTATACTCTAGCAGGAGAGCCTTTGCCGAAAGTTTTGGGGGTCAGCATTGCAGGGATTTCGAGAATTGAAAATGGCTATTACAACAAGCCAGCACCGGATCTTTTGTGGCTGTTTCTCGATGTTCTCGAACCGGTTCACCCGATTGAAGAGCGTTTGCTGACTTTGGAAGACTTGCTGTTGATTGGAACTGAGTTTTGGAATCCAAACGTTGAGGCTTAG
- a CDS encoding folate-binding protein, with amino-acid sequence MLIQELHDIQAAAGATFAELATTQTVPISFGNDAAAIAATKQSVALCDRTHWGRIQISDSDRLRFLHNQSTNNFNILKPGQGCDTVFVTSTARTIDLATAYATEDAVILLVSANRRGQLLELLDRYIFPMDRVELTDITDTTVAFSLLGPESTQLLEKLGVTELDHTAYATHKSIDLAGIEVRVAIGSGLATPGYTLIASATDAARLWTELVKAGAVPMGDRIWEQLRIEQGRPAPDFELTDDYNPLEARLLHTITYDKGCYIGQETIARLNTYQGVKQQLWGVQLNGVVEPGTVITIGEEKVGKLTSFTKTESGFFGLAYIRTKAGGEGLKVQLEEITGEIVNVPFLSL; translated from the coding sequence ATGCTAATTCAAGAATTGCACGACATTCAAGCCGCCGCCGGTGCTACTTTTGCCGAGTTAGCAACCACACAAACAGTCCCCATCAGTTTTGGTAACGACGCAGCCGCCATCGCAGCAACCAAACAAAGTGTAGCTTTGTGCGATCGCACTCACTGGGGACGCATTCAAATCTCCGATAGCGATCGCCTGCGGTTCCTGCACAATCAAAGTACCAATAACTTTAACATACTCAAACCCGGTCAAGGTTGCGACACCGTTTTCGTCACATCTACAGCTAGGACGATCGACCTCGCGACAGCCTATGCTACAGAAGATGCTGTAATCTTGCTCGTTTCAGCCAACCGCCGCGGCCAATTACTCGAATTGCTTGATCGCTACATTTTCCCAATGGATCGCGTAGAATTAACAGACATAACCGATACAACCGTTGCTTTCAGTCTCCTCGGCCCCGAAAGCACTCAACTACTAGAAAAACTCGGAGTTACCGAACTTGATCATACAGCTTATGCTACCCACAAGTCGATCGACCTTGCCGGTATAGAAGTCAGAGTTGCGATTGGTAGCGGTTTAGCCACTCCTGGATACACATTAATTGCGTCAGCAACCGATGCAGCCCGCTTGTGGACTGAATTAGTCAAAGCTGGGGCTGTACCAATGGGCGATCGAATTTGGGAACAACTACGCATCGAACAAGGACGCCCCGCACCAGATTTTGAACTCACAGACGATTACAACCCCCTAGAAGCGCGCCTGTTACACACAATTACCTACGACAAAGGCTGCTACATAGGCCAAGAAACAATTGCCCGTTTGAACACTTATCAAGGAGTCAAACAGCAACTTTGGGGCGTGCAATTAAACGGCGTAGTTGAACCCGGAACAGTCATCACAATCGGAGAAGAAAAAGTCGGCAAACTCACCAGTTTTACCAAAACCGAATCCGGCTTTTTTGGTCTTGCTTACATCCGCACCAAAGCCGGAGGCGAAGGACTAAAAGTGCAGCTAGAAGAAATTACCGGAGAAATAGTAAACGTACCCTTTCTAAGCTTGTAA
- a CDS encoding helix-turn-helix transcriptional regulator, whose translation MSALSNNAVVDNRQELRPVRFTETGRMRLGKMLKAARHTKGWSVSETQFKTRGYEEALFIATNQPVPKDVGISAATVNRYERGKLDNLDWRSLSLLCFVLKPIDPVTNQPLEPTNALYIACEHPPYNDAKLYEEITDS comes from the coding sequence ATGTCAGCACTCTCTAACAACGCTGTGGTAGATAACCGGCAGGAATTGCGTCCCGTTCGCTTCACGGAGACGGGGCGGATGCGTTTGGGTAAGATGTTAAAGGCTGCAAGACATACAAAAGGTTGGTCTGTTAGCGAAACGCAGTTCAAAACAAGGGGGTACGAAGAGGCGCTTTTCATCGCGACAAATCAACCTGTACCCAAAGATGTCGGTATCAGTGCCGCCACAGTCAACCGTTACGAACGCGGGAAGTTGGATAATCTAGATTGGCGATCGCTCTCTCTGTTATGCTTTGTCCTCAAGCCGATCGATCCAGTGACCAATCAACCCCTCGAACCGACAAACGCCCTTTACATCGCTTGCGAACACCCGCCGTACAACGATGCGAAGCTTTACGAAGAGATTACCGACTCTTAA
- a CDS encoding metal-binding protein has translation MPSGRTHDRITLWTLPLVAGVTFGHTQSSSLTLLVSGSFLVGGLMFGPDLDIYSCQYQRWGWFKFIWLPYQKSLRHRSVWSHGPLIGTALRILYLATWIAVVGVLGLTIAEKIGNLAGNWQDAVLDYGRSILAHYIEIIAIYIGLELGAMSHYLSDWGGSAYKQFKKKGFSGLRPPKTIKRRKSKAPRRTSSKSNR, from the coding sequence ATGCCCTCTGGCCGCACGCACGATCGAATAACTCTATGGACTTTGCCCTTGGTGGCAGGAGTCACCTTTGGCCATACTCAAAGCAGCAGCCTGACTTTGCTCGTTTCCGGCAGCTTCTTAGTCGGCGGACTGATGTTTGGCCCTGATTTAGATATCTACTCTTGTCAGTATCAGCGCTGGGGATGGTTCAAATTTATTTGGCTACCCTACCAAAAAAGCCTGCGCCACCGCTCTGTCTGGTCTCACGGGCCGCTGATTGGCACTGCTTTGCGAATCTTGTACCTCGCTACCTGGATCGCGGTTGTGGGAGTGTTGGGATTGACGATCGCCGAAAAAATTGGCAACTTAGCCGGGAATTGGCAGGATGCGGTTTTGGATTACGGTCGATCGATCTTGGCACACTATATCGAAATTATAGCCATCTACATCGGTCTTGAATTGGGCGCGATGAGCCACTATCTGAGTGATTGGGGTGGCTCGGCTTACAAACAGTTCAAAAAGAAAGGATTTAGCGGGTTGCGTCCTCCTAAGACTATTAAGAGGCGCAAAAGTAAAGCTCCCCGCCGCACATCTAGCAAATCTAATAGGTAA
- a CDS encoding helix-turn-helix transcriptional regulator — MPGFLDFKAVVEQEKLRPVRFSDTGRGRLGKLLKAGRELRGWSIIETEMVTKEYEAALFRTAGEPVPKDVGISNATVSRYERGKLESLDWRSLSLLCFVLKPIDPVTNQPLEPTNALYIACEHPPYNDAQLYE; from the coding sequence ATGCCGGGATTTCTTGACTTTAAGGCTGTAGTCGAGCAGGAAAAGCTGCGTCCTGTGCGATTTAGCGATACGGGACGCGGTAGACTGGGAAAGCTTCTGAAAGCAGGTAGAGAGCTTCGAGGTTGGTCAATTATTGAAACTGAAATGGTGACAAAAGAATATGAGGCGGCTTTGTTTCGGACAGCCGGAGAACCTGTACCGAAAGATGTCGGTATCAGTAATGCGACTGTCAGCCGCTACGAAAGAGGGAAGTTAGAAAGCTTGGATTGGCGATCGCTCTCTCTGTTATGCTTTGTCCTCAAGCCGATCGATCCTGTGACAAATCAACCCCTCGAACCGACAAACGCCCTTTACATCGCCTGCGAACATCCGCCGTACAACGACGCGCAGCTCTATGAGTAG
- a CDS encoding YkvA family protein, which yields MNFSIQSVYNWYRETLRNPKYRWWIILGTVAYLVSPIDIAPDFLPVIGQIDDVAIAVLLISEVSQMAIDHFKSRQTETASASEPTSSYSEGTARTVDVEASSVQ from the coding sequence ATGAATTTTTCTATACAATCGGTTTACAACTGGTACCGCGAAACGCTCCGCAACCCCAAGTACCGCTGGTGGATTATTCTGGGAACCGTGGCATATCTGGTAAGCCCGATCGACATTGCACCGGATTTTCTGCCAGTGATCGGACAAATTGACGATGTGGCGATCGCAGTATTGCTGATTTCCGAAGTGTCCCAAATGGCGATCGACCATTTTAAATCCCGTCAAACAGAGACAGCATCAGCCTCGGAACCAACCAGCAGCTATTCGGAAGGTACAGCCCGCACCGTAGATGTAGAAGCCTCTTCAGTGCAATAG
- the mazG gene encoding nucleoside triphosphate pyrophosphohydrolase produces MSNSQSRSLVALENLIEVVAKLRSPDGGCPWDLAQTPQTLIPHIIEEAYETADAIRKGDKSAIVEELGDLLLQVILQAQIASESEQFSIAEIAAGITEKLIRRHPHVFGDAEINSVDEVNENWEKIKAAEKGITAENPATLASKMSRYASTLPPIAAAAKISRKAAEVSFDWDSVDGVWDKFHEEMAEFEHALKHEDRAAQESELGDIMFVLVQLARWYDLDASAALQGTSDRFVQRFAKVEAACDRPLSDYPPEELEALWQKAKALLAKQKGDA; encoded by the coding sequence ATGTCTAATTCCCAAAGTCGATCGCTCGTAGCACTCGAAAACCTAATAGAAGTTGTAGCTAAATTGCGATCGCCAGACGGCGGATGTCCTTGGGATTTAGCCCAAACTCCCCAAACTCTGATTCCTCACATCATTGAAGAAGCCTATGAAACCGCCGACGCGATTCGCAAAGGAGACAAAAGTGCGATCGTTGAAGAATTGGGCGACTTGCTATTACAGGTAATTTTGCAAGCACAAATTGCCAGCGAATCAGAACAATTTAGCATCGCCGAAATCGCTGCGGGGATTACCGAAAAACTGATTCGCCGCCATCCCCACGTCTTCGGGGATGCGGAGATTAACAGCGTGGATGAAGTGAACGAAAACTGGGAAAAAATTAAAGCAGCAGAAAAAGGCATAACTGCGGAGAACCCAGCAACTTTAGCCTCAAAAATGAGCCGTTATGCGAGCACTTTGCCGCCCATCGCCGCCGCCGCGAAAATCTCTCGAAAAGCCGCGGAGGTGAGTTTTGATTGGGACAGTGTAGACGGTGTTTGGGATAAGTTTCATGAAGAAATGGCCGAATTTGAACACGCTCTCAAACACGAGGATCGGGCGGCGCAGGAGTCCGAGTTGGGGGATATTATGTTTGTGTTGGTTCAATTAGCTCGCTGGTACGATTTAGATGCGTCGGCTGCTTTGCAGGGAACGAGCGATCGCTTTGTACAGCGGTTTGCTAAAGTTGAGGCTGCGTGCGATCGACCTTTATCCGATTATCCGCCCGAAGAGTTAGAGGCTTTGTGGCAAAAAGCTAAGGCTTTACTAGCGAAGCAAAAAGGCGATGCTTAA